Proteins from a single region of Arctopsyche grandis isolate Sample6627 chromosome 1, ASM5162203v2, whole genome shotgun sequence:
- the LOC143920184 gene encoding arginine kinase isoform X1, whose product MWNWARGVDPAMGAYRIALGPVRAGMLAILVVRGSRGLWRGRAKRGEGVTPTPVPAPACSRRVRSSSLQAEPSAWKVVRALRNKSNNMVDAAVLEKLESGFAKLAASDSKSLLKKYLTKDVFDSLKNKKTSFGSTLLDVIQSGLENHDSGVGIYAPDAESYTVFADLFDPIIEDYHTGFKKTDKHPPKNWGDVDTLGNLDPAGEYVVSTRVRCGRSMEGYPFNPCLTEEQYKEMEGKVSTTLSGLEGELKGKFHPLTGMSKDVQQQLIDDHFLFKEGDRFLQAANACRYWPSGRGIYHNDAKTFLVWCNEEDHLRLISMQMGGDLGQVYRRLVTAVNDIEKRVPFSHNDRLGFLTFCPTNLGTTVRASVHIKVPKLAANKAKLEEVAGKYNLQVRGTRGEHTEAEGGVYDISNKRRMGLTEYDAVKEMHDGIAELIKIEKGL is encoded by the exons ATGTGGAATTGGGCGAGGGGGGTTGATCCGGCAATGGGCGCATATAGGATCGCGCTTGGACCAGTGCGTGCCGGGATGTTGGCTATTTTGGTGGTGCGGGGGTCGAGGGGGCTGTGGAGGGGGAGGGCGAAGAGAGGAGAGGGAGTCACCCCCACCCCCGTCCCCGCCCCTGCCTGCTCGAGGCGCGTTCGCTCCTCTTCATTACAAGCGGAGCCGTCTGCTTGGAAGGTCGTGCGAGCTCTCAG aAATAAATCTAACAATATGGTTGACGCCGCCGTCCTTGAGAAGCTCGAGTCTGGCTTTGCCAAACTCGCCGCTTCTGACTCCAAGTCACTATTGAAGAAGTACCTCACCAAGGATGTCTTCGACAGCCTAAAGAACAAGAAGACATCCTTCGGCTCCACCCTTCTTGATGTCATCCAGTCTG GTTTGGAGAACCACGATTCAGGAGTAGGCATCTATGCTCCTGACGCGGAAAGCTACACAGTATTCGCCGATCTCTTCGACCCCATCATTGAAGATTACCATACAGGATTCAAGAAGACCGACAAGCATCCACCAAAGAACTGGGGTGACGTAGACACCCTCGGCAATCTTGACCCTGCCGGCGAGTACGTCGTTTCCACCCGCGTCCGTTGCGGTCGCTCCATGGAAGGCTACCCCTTCAACCCCTGCTTGACCGAAGAGCAGTACAAGGAGATGGAGGGCAAAGTGTCCACCACCCTGTCTGGTCTGGAGGGAGAGCTCAAGGGCAAATTCCACCCACTCACCGGAATGTCCAAGGATGTCCAGCAACAGCTCATCGATGACCATTTCCTCTTCAAGGAGGGAGATCGCTTCTTGCAAGCCGCCAACGCTTGCAGGTACTGGCCCAGCGGACGTGGTATCTACCACAATGACGCCAAAACCTTCTTGGTATGGTGCAATGAAGAGGATCACCTCCGTCTCATCTCCATGCAAATGGGCGGTGACTTGGGTCAAGTATACCGTCGTCTCGTGACTGCCGTCAACGACATCGAGAAGCGCGTTCCCTTCTCCCACAATGACAGATTAGGATTCCTCACCTTCTGCCCAACCAACTTGGGAACCACCGTTCGTGCTTCCGTGCACATCAAGGTGCCCAAATTGGCCGCCAACAAGGCCAAGCTTGAAGAAGTCGCCGGCAAGTACAACTTGCAAGTCCGCGGCACCAGGGGCGAGCACACCGAAGCTGAAGGTGGCGTATATGACATTTCCAACAAGAGGCGTATGGGTCTCACCGAGTATGATGCCGTCAAGGAGATGCACGATGGTATCGCTGAACTCATCAAGATCGAGAAGGGATTGTAA
- the LOC143920184 gene encoding arginine kinase isoform X3: MLTLWYLVFAYQERKNKSNNMVDAAVLEKLESGFAKLAASDSKSLLKKYLTKDVFDSLKNKKTSFGSTLLDVIQSGLENHDSGVGIYAPDAESYTVFADLFDPIIEDYHTGFKKTDKHPPKNWGDVDTLGNLDPAGEYVVSTRVRCGRSMEGYPFNPCLTEEQYKEMEGKVSTTLSGLEGELKGKFHPLTGMSKDVQQQLIDDHFLFKEGDRFLQAANACRYWPSGRGIYHNDAKTFLVWCNEEDHLRLISMQMGGDLGQVYRRLVTAVNDIEKRVPFSHNDRLGFLTFCPTNLGTTVRASVHIKVPKLAANKAKLEEVAGKYNLQVRGTRGEHTEAEGGVYDISNKRRMGLTEYDAVKEMHDGIAELIKIEKGL, from the exons aAATAAATCTAACAATATGGTTGACGCCGCCGTCCTTGAGAAGCTCGAGTCTGGCTTTGCCAAACTCGCCGCTTCTGACTCCAAGTCACTATTGAAGAAGTACCTCACCAAGGATGTCTTCGACAGCCTAAAGAACAAGAAGACATCCTTCGGCTCCACCCTTCTTGATGTCATCCAGTCTG GTTTGGAGAACCACGATTCAGGAGTAGGCATCTATGCTCCTGACGCGGAAAGCTACACAGTATTCGCCGATCTCTTCGACCCCATCATTGAAGATTACCATACAGGATTCAAGAAGACCGACAAGCATCCACCAAAGAACTGGGGTGACGTAGACACCCTCGGCAATCTTGACCCTGCCGGCGAGTACGTCGTTTCCACCCGCGTCCGTTGCGGTCGCTCCATGGAAGGCTACCCCTTCAACCCCTGCTTGACCGAAGAGCAGTACAAGGAGATGGAGGGCAAAGTGTCCACCACCCTGTCTGGTCTGGAGGGAGAGCTCAAGGGCAAATTCCACCCACTCACCGGAATGTCCAAGGATGTCCAGCAACAGCTCATCGATGACCATTTCCTCTTCAAGGAGGGAGATCGCTTCTTGCAAGCCGCCAACGCTTGCAGGTACTGGCCCAGCGGACGTGGTATCTACCACAATGACGCCAAAACCTTCTTGGTATGGTGCAATGAAGAGGATCACCTCCGTCTCATCTCCATGCAAATGGGCGGTGACTTGGGTCAAGTATACCGTCGTCTCGTGACTGCCGTCAACGACATCGAGAAGCGCGTTCCCTTCTCCCACAATGACAGATTAGGATTCCTCACCTTCTGCCCAACCAACTTGGGAACCACCGTTCGTGCTTCCGTGCACATCAAGGTGCCCAAATTGGCCGCCAACAAGGCCAAGCTTGAAGAAGTCGCCGGCAAGTACAACTTGCAAGTCCGCGGCACCAGGGGCGAGCACACCGAAGCTGAAGGTGGCGTATATGACATTTCCAACAAGAGGCGTATGGGTCTCACCGAGTATGATGCCGTCAAGGAGATGCACGATGGTATCGCTGAACTCATCAAGATCGAGAAGGGATTGTAA
- the LOC143920184 gene encoding arginine kinase isoform X2, whose protein sequence is MGGCTSKDKDIKTIEGATEGNKSNNMVDAAVLEKLESGFAKLAASDSKSLLKKYLTKDVFDSLKNKKTSFGSTLLDVIQSGLENHDSGVGIYAPDAESYTVFADLFDPIIEDYHTGFKKTDKHPPKNWGDVDTLGNLDPAGEYVVSTRVRCGRSMEGYPFNPCLTEEQYKEMEGKVSTTLSGLEGELKGKFHPLTGMSKDVQQQLIDDHFLFKEGDRFLQAANACRYWPSGRGIYHNDAKTFLVWCNEEDHLRLISMQMGGDLGQVYRRLVTAVNDIEKRVPFSHNDRLGFLTFCPTNLGTTVRASVHIKVPKLAANKAKLEEVAGKYNLQVRGTRGEHTEAEGGVYDISNKRRMGLTEYDAVKEMHDGIAELIKIEKGL, encoded by the exons ATGGGCGGGTGCACTTCCAAAGATAAAGATATCAAAACGATCGAGGGCGCGACCGAAGG aAATAAATCTAACAATATGGTTGACGCCGCCGTCCTTGAGAAGCTCGAGTCTGGCTTTGCCAAACTCGCCGCTTCTGACTCCAAGTCACTATTGAAGAAGTACCTCACCAAGGATGTCTTCGACAGCCTAAAGAACAAGAAGACATCCTTCGGCTCCACCCTTCTTGATGTCATCCAGTCTG GTTTGGAGAACCACGATTCAGGAGTAGGCATCTATGCTCCTGACGCGGAAAGCTACACAGTATTCGCCGATCTCTTCGACCCCATCATTGAAGATTACCATACAGGATTCAAGAAGACCGACAAGCATCCACCAAAGAACTGGGGTGACGTAGACACCCTCGGCAATCTTGACCCTGCCGGCGAGTACGTCGTTTCCACCCGCGTCCGTTGCGGTCGCTCCATGGAAGGCTACCCCTTCAACCCCTGCTTGACCGAAGAGCAGTACAAGGAGATGGAGGGCAAAGTGTCCACCACCCTGTCTGGTCTGGAGGGAGAGCTCAAGGGCAAATTCCACCCACTCACCGGAATGTCCAAGGATGTCCAGCAACAGCTCATCGATGACCATTTCCTCTTCAAGGAGGGAGATCGCTTCTTGCAAGCCGCCAACGCTTGCAGGTACTGGCCCAGCGGACGTGGTATCTACCACAATGACGCCAAAACCTTCTTGGTATGGTGCAATGAAGAGGATCACCTCCGTCTCATCTCCATGCAAATGGGCGGTGACTTGGGTCAAGTATACCGTCGTCTCGTGACTGCCGTCAACGACATCGAGAAGCGCGTTCCCTTCTCCCACAATGACAGATTAGGATTCCTCACCTTCTGCCCAACCAACTTGGGAACCACCGTTCGTGCTTCCGTGCACATCAAGGTGCCCAAATTGGCCGCCAACAAGGCCAAGCTTGAAGAAGTCGCCGGCAAGTACAACTTGCAAGTCCGCGGCACCAGGGGCGAGCACACCGAAGCTGAAGGTGGCGTATATGACATTTCCAACAAGAGGCGTATGGGTCTCACCGAGTATGATGCCGTCAAGGAGATGCACGATGGTATCGCTGAACTCATCAAGATCGAGAAGGGATTGTAA